One part of the Haemophilus parainfluenzae genome encodes these proteins:
- a CDS encoding peptidase: protein MTFIEIFKAGKRLDANGVEVEITIDDLQQAVNAYDVNFHESPAVVGHPKHNAPAYGWVKRLELDGDVLKAEFDQVDPEFAEMVEKGRFKKVSSSFYLADSPNNPCPGSLYLRHVGFLGAMPPAVKGLRNPEFAENEQGVVDFSDWAEAGLWRRLREWLIGKHGQDEADKALPDYLVNSVVEESIRNDLKRYQQDEAGFPVPNFNEPNNPTSDPAQSTEGELEMTPEEIEQLKAENEKLKAEKAETALNQAKAENADFAEGLVKAGKLAPIAKQQAVDLLNYASTTMQGGVVEFSEGENLHSKLKAFLDAQPQVVNFGEVATKDKVAAPQDGTVEYAEGTNPASIEADQKIMAYAKEHGVSYTAAFNAIYQ from the coding sequence ATGACCTTTATTGAAATTTTCAAAGCCGGCAAACGACTAGATGCAAATGGCGTAGAAGTGGAAATTACCATCGATGATTTGCAACAAGCCGTCAATGCCTACGACGTAAACTTTCACGAATCCCCCGCGGTAGTTGGACACCCAAAACACAATGCACCTGCCTATGGCTGGGTAAAACGCCTTGAGTTGGACGGTGATGTACTCAAAGCCGAGTTCGACCAAGTGGATCCTGAATTTGCCGAAATGGTGGAAAAAGGACGATTTAAGAAAGTGTCGTCTTCGTTCTATCTTGCCGATAGCCCAAACAATCCTTGCCCGGGCAGTTTGTACTTACGCCACGTCGGTTTCTTAGGGGCAATGCCACCCGCCGTAAAAGGCTTGCGTAACCCTGAATTTGCCGAAAACGAACAAGGCGTAGTGGATTTTTCCGACTGGGCGGAAGCAGGTTTGTGGCGACGTTTGCGTGAATGGCTGATTGGCAAACACGGACAAGATGAAGCCGACAAAGCATTGCCTGATTATTTAGTCAATAGCGTGGTAGAAGAATCTATCCGCAATGATTTGAAACGGTATCAACAAGATGAAGCAGGTTTTCCTGTGCCGAATTTTAATGAACCGAATAACCCAACTTCAGACCCAGCTCAATCAACCGAAGGAGAACTTGAAATGACACCTGAAGAAATTGAACAGCTCAAGGCAGAAAACGAAAAATTGAAAGCCGAAAAAGCTGAAACCGCGCTCAACCAAGCCAAAGCCGAAAATGCCGACTTTGCTGAAGGTTTAGTGAAAGCAGGCAAACTTGCCCCGATTGCTAAACAGCAAGCGGTAGATTTATTGAACTATGCTTCCACCACAATGCAAGGTGGTGTAGTTGAATTTAGCGAAGGCGAAAACCTACACAGCAAACTCAAAGCCTTTTTGGATGCTCAGCCACAAGTGGTGAACTTCGGTGAAGTCGCCACCAAAGACAAAGTGGCAGCTCCGCAAGACGGCACGGTGGAATATGCCGAAGGCACAAACCCAGCCAGCATCGAAGCTGACCAAAAAATTATGGCGTATGCCAAAGAACACGGCGTGAGCTACACCGCCGCCTTTAACGCAATTTATCAATAG
- a CDS encoding major capsid protein yields the protein MTAHNLAALRVQDPVLTKLAQGYHNLELIGEVLMPTVEIDKEAGKIPKFGRLAFRLPSTVRNLRGTSNRLDPADITAIDVALEEHDVEYAIDYREENEAIFSLRQFALNTTQDVIALGREKEVATLALDESKYDSGNKVTLSGTSKITSKQADIFAMFDTGIRAVKRAIGRKPNVCVIGGDVWAALKEHPAVIEKLKYSQVAIVTPEVFGKLIGIDTVKIGEAVYEESNQLKDIWSDAIVLAYVAPRSTERKGTVYEPSYGYTVRRQGGLFVDTYKENGGKLEVIRTTDIHKPHLLGASAGYLIKGCL from the coding sequence ATGACTGCTCACAATCTCGCAGCACTCCGTGTGCAAGATCCTGTTTTAACCAAATTGGCACAGGGCTATCACAATTTAGAACTCATCGGCGAAGTGTTAATGCCGACCGTCGAAATCGACAAAGAAGCGGGCAAAATTCCGAAATTCGGTCGCCTTGCATTCCGCTTACCAAGTACGGTGCGTAACTTACGCGGCACGTCAAATCGTTTAGATCCTGCAGACATCACGGCAATCGACGTGGCGTTGGAAGAGCACGATGTGGAATACGCCATCGACTACCGCGAAGAAAACGAAGCGATTTTCTCGCTCCGTCAATTCGCCTTAAACACTACCCAAGATGTGATTGCACTCGGTCGTGAAAAAGAAGTGGCAACGCTCGCGCTTGATGAAAGCAAATACGACAGTGGCAACAAAGTCACGTTAAGCGGTACATCAAAAATCACCAGCAAACAAGCAGACATCTTTGCGATGTTCGACACGGGCATTCGTGCCGTGAAGCGTGCGATTGGTCGCAAGCCGAATGTATGCGTGATTGGAGGCGATGTGTGGGCGGCGTTGAAAGAACACCCAGCTGTCATTGAAAAACTCAAGTATTCACAAGTGGCGATTGTAACGCCTGAAGTATTCGGCAAGTTGATTGGCATTGATACCGTAAAAATCGGCGAAGCGGTGTATGAAGAAAGCAATCAACTTAAAGACATCTGGTCTGATGCCATTGTGCTTGCCTATGTTGCGCCACGTTCAACCGAACGCAAAGGCACAGTGTATGAGCCGTCTTATGGCTACACCGTCCGTCGTCAAGGTGGCTTATTTGTGGACACCTACAAAGAAAACGGTGGCAAGCTTGAAGTCATTCGCACCACCGATATTCACAAACCGCACTTACTCGGTGCATCGGCTGGTTATTTGATTAAAGGTTGCCTATAA